The genomic segment GTTAAGCACGCCGCCAGCGTTCGTTCTGAGCCAGGATCAAACTCTCCGTCCAAACTCAGTTATATCTTTTTCCCTTTTCTCGGACCGGCCTATTCTATTGTCAAACAACGTTTAACTTGCTCTGTTATCCCTCCCGCTCTCGTGAGCGGAAGGAAGTTATAACCAATCTCAGCCGCGAAGTCAATCACTTTTTTTAAAAAAGTTTTTAACCTCGTTCCAAGCCCGTTTCAACGCTCATACCTGGAAACGGTTTCACCGTCCTGATGTATTATCATTGAAATCGAACCGCCGGAACATCTCCGGCTGGAATGGATTATACCTATCGGTAAGTTCTTATATCCCTTAACGAGGCCTGCTCTCTTTCGGATGCGTCACCAATGGTGAACACCCTTAACAAGACTCCCGGCCAACTTATCGGCCAACGGAACCAAACTCACCCTGCTTTCAAACAAATCTACCTTCCATGAACACCAAATCAGGTGCTTCCCAAAAGGTTGCCGTCCTTGCGACGGAAGACAGTTATAACGAAAAACCCCCTGTAATGTCAACAGATATCTAAAGAAAATCTTTAAAAAAGTTTTCTTGCCGCTGTATCCCTCATCAGGAGGTCGATTAGAACCAGCCGTGACATCGCCTCAGCAACGGGAACAACACGGGGAGCAACGCACGCATCGTGTCTTCCCTCGGTTATAATCTCCTTCTCGTTTCCGTAGAGGTCAACGGTCTGCTTTGGAACTGTGATTGAGGAGGCCGGTTTAACGGGAAAACGGAAAACGATATTCTGTCCGGTGGTTATACCGCCGAGTGTTCCTCCAGCGTTATTGGAGAGGAACCCGTATTTTGACATTTCATCGTTGTTTTGGCTCCCCCGCATCGTAGCTGCGGAGAAACCGGTTCCGAACTCTATACCCTTAACTGCGGGGATACTGAGGATCCCCTTGGCCAGTTCTGCCTCGGCCCTGTCGAAGACCGGTTCGCCGAGACCGACGGGAACACCGCTGATGACTACCTCAACAACTGCACCAATGGAGTCGCCTTCACTGCTTACATTCAATATAAGCTCACGCATCTTCTGCGCAATATCTGAATCGGCGCAACGCACAGGATTTTTTTCGATATAATCAGCATCGAATTTTT from the Limisalsivibrio acetivorans genome contains:
- the aroC gene encoding chorismate synthase, whose protein sequence is MAGSIFGEVFRISTFGESHGKSVGVVIDGCPAGIDIAESDIQNELNRRRPGQSDVSTPRDEKDKVEFHSGIFEGKTTGHPIMMLVYNENQRSKDYSKVKDLFRPGHADFTYTSKYGIRDYRGGGRSSARETIGRVCGGAVAKLLLDKIDLEVIGHVVQVGDIKAEKFDADYIEKNPVRCADSDIAQKMRELILNVSSEGDSIGAVVEVVISGVPVGLGEPVFDRAEAELAKGILSIPAVKGIEFGTGFSAATMRGSQNNDEMSKYGFLSNNAGGTLGGITTGQNIVFRFPVKPASSITVPKQTVDLYGNEKEIITEGRHDACVAPRVVPVAEAMSRLVLIDLLMRDTAARKLF